TTTTTGGTGCGCACCGCCTTGTAGGAGGCGTAGGCCGGATAAAGTGTGCCAAACAGCAGTCTGAAACCAGGAAACAGTATATTCGAACCGATTGCTCGCGGGAAGAAAAAGATGGCAACTAGCGAACAAAGCCCCATCCCGGTGACGGACATCCGGGGGAACGGAATACGGCACAGCATCTGTAGTATGGCACCGAACCGCGACAACGACGTGGCAACGCGTTCCTGAGTCATTGGAGTTGgttcgtcttcttcctctaAGAATCCAGCACTAGCACCATGCGAGATGGTCGGACGACCAGATCCCCGTCTAATATGTGGCCTTGTATCTTCGTACATATCCTCGTAATAATCGGATTCATTTAACGATGAGAGCGATCCATTGTGGTAAAAGTGCTGTGGTCCACCGGTACGTGGTGATCTGGTAGCCGCCATCCCTGCGGTCACAATTTTCTGGGGCAAACTTTCGGCACTGTCGCTGAAGTAAGCTTGGTTGTCGAGCGAACTACTGCCGTACCGTACGACGGGATATCTCGGACCGTGATCTGGCGTACGATTCTCACGAGGTGACGCGTATCCGCTGCTGGTGTACCGATGATGGTACGGTTCGTAGCGATCTATCGGTTTGCCCGGTACTTTTGCTGCGGTCACTGCATCCGTCAGAGGTCTAACCGATCCTCTATTAATAGGATAGTTGCGTACCTCGAACTTGCTTATGAGACCGGTGACATTGTTTGTGCCACCGTCCTCCGGGCCACTAGTGGGCGCTTGAACGGATCGCTGACTTCTGTACATATTCCGATCGCAGAACAGGAACCGAGGCCAAGAGAGAgattgagaaagagagaggcacaGGCACTTCACATAAGGATTATTCCCGTGGAGAGATGTGGCGTATCCAAAAGAATAAGCAGCCAATCACACTGTGCATCAAGAGAACTAGAAGCCTTTCAACCGAAGCAGGAGACGTACCAGCTAGAACGCTAAATGCACACTGCACTCATACTCAACCCAAACGCAGAAACgcactgttactgctgctgatgctgctgcacaaacCAATCGAAAATCAAGCCGCATATATAGACACACAAACTTCACACAACTGGGCCAAACATTTTTAGGGGTGCGCTGTCTGCCGAGGGCGTCTCAGTCTGTGGCACTTGGAGAGTCTGTCTCCGTTCGAGAATTTCCGTCTGttacgtcgtcgtctcgttggCGGACGATGCGGCGATCAAGCGATCAGTGCTGAAGAAATGGTGTCGGCGAGTgatcgtgaaagtgaaaatagTTTTAGCCTCAGCTGCCAGCCAACACAGTGACACAGTTCTGATTTTTGGGGCTTGCGCTGGATGCGTTTACGGCTCTTTAGAAACAACCGAGCGTCAATAAAATACATCTAAGGGTGTGATAGATGAAAACCATGAAAAGCAATGAAGATGCCAGAAGGCCAGAATTCTGGAAATACTTGAAATATTTTCTAAGGTGTctaaaaccttttttttattagaccAATATTTGACTAATTCAGCTAAGAAATATGttaaaaagcaacacaaaaagtAAACTATAATCCAAAAATTGAGCTTTCTATGCTCTTAAATTGAAAGGGAAATCCGTGAACTGTGATACGCACTAAGAAGAATCAGTTTCATGCAATAGCTCAGGCCGATCACTTGTTTCGTGTGTGCATGTCGAACGACGAAATCCTCGACATACCTTGTGCGGaatgcaaaacacacaaacatggtACGTGCCTCTTGATCGAAAATGTTTGACCTCTGTGCACTAGTTAAACACATCTAGATTTCACACACATTGTCGATAGATTAAGAATTTACCGACGATCAAAGGAAAAAAGGCAAGAGAAGATACCAGCAGGAAATGACAGCTGACATGCCTTTACATGCGCTCTCAAGACTAAAACGTGGAAATACATTTCACGGACTGCCACACCAGGAGTCTAGTGAAGTCTACTCCAAGGCGGAATGGTGCACAAATCATCGTGCATCGGTGCTCAGCTGTCTCGGGCGTGCGGAGCTCAAGAAGTCTCTGCTGCAAAACGGGATTGCAAGAGAATACATTCCGACAACTGCTGGGGTCGTTAACGTGAACTAAATTTAGAATCCAAACAAAAGACACATTACCAACCGGAGCATGGCGCGCATGGTGTGCCGCAAGAGCCCGAGAAGAACTATCGTCAGGGAGAAAGATGTTGTCCTAGGCGCGAGCGCGATCGTAAAGCCATATTTCTAAAATTCGCCCGCGTGTTCACGTCGCGGACGTCATCTCTCCACTCTGCTCGCTGCAATTATCAGTTGTATGTGAAAATTCTCACAATTTTCACGTCacttatcatcaccatcaccggttgCTCAACGGCGGGTTTAAGCATCACAAAATTTCGCCAAACAATTGACGGTGTGCCATTACCATGCTGATTGCAATGCTGAATCAGCTGGCAACGTCTCTTGGTTCAAAGGGTCTGAGTAGACTTTGAAATCAGGGATACCACGGCTGGTGCGGAAGATTCGTTCATCGCTCTCAAACCATGCGCTGCGATCGCTTCGTCCGCCTGTTCGTCTTAACAAAGCGtatgccagcaccaccaccgcggacATAATAATTCGCCGGATAACACTTATTTTTAAACTCGAACCCGAACGCAAGCTCGGAACCTCCTGTACTTGACTCGCTGCTGTCAAACAACGCAGCGAACTCTGTATAAAGCGATGGTtacggaaaagcggaaaactcGCAGCTGCACCATATACGTAGAAAGGGGAAAATTCTTCTTCAAAACCTACAGCGTTGGACAGTTAAACAAAACACCGGGGAGGGATGCACAAATGAGGAAATTATCCGTATGTTTAAGCCGATTCTTCCACTTTGTCTCGCACACACGGCAGCTTTGTGCCATGAAGATTGATGGAGTTTTGTTGAGGTAGCATCGCCGCCGGaagcaacacacatacacaaaaactAAGCGGCCGGTTCGTACCAGAACCAAGGAGAACTGGATGGCCAGAAGCAAAACGtaaagcaggaaaaaaacacaaatcaaaccCCGGTCACGGTCCGGCGAGGACGAAGATACTACACCACTACGCCGCGAGCGGTTCCCACCACTACGGCCGCATCGGAAAAACTGAATTagaaatcgaaaggaaaactgCTTGAAACTGCACTCCTGGGACCAGAGACAATCGAGGATCGAGAACCAGAGAGCGATCAACAGGGAGAGCGTAAGAAGCAGGAGAGACGATGCCACCCATGTGTCGTCGAGATGGATGTCGGCTGCGCATGATCGAATAATTCGATGTGTGTTTAGATCTCGGGTTTAAACAAACAGCGCACGTGATTTTCGAGTTTCCCTACAGGCGGTTTTTCGTTGGAATGTAGCAGACTCTACAAGCCGATTTATTCCAGATGACGAATTCagaggatttaaaaaactgGAAAGTTGAAAGAATTAAACATCTAGCGTGATGAAGTATATTCAATGAAAAGAATCAAAGATTTTGatacgtttcttttttttatcctccAAATGATCAATTATTTCGTCCAGCTATTCCAGTCCAGTTCATAATATGTTTGTAGAAGCCATTTTGTAACAGCTAGAGCGTACTAGAGTATGTTCTGGAAAATGACGGAAGAAACTTTCTCCTTCAATAACCCTAACCGCGGTCACGGGTTGGTAaacgtgtttgtttgtgtttcacgTTTACAATTCCATATGCTGCGCCCCTCTGAACCGCAACCGCGATCCAAATTACATTCCAAACATCAACATGACGTAAATCAGTTTCTCTTTTCAAATCATCAGACAACCAGGAAATGGAGTGCCACACGCCAGGGACACTGACACTGGTTATCAAtatgtttaaatattttaacgATTTCATCAAATCTTCGTCCTCGTTCACATACCCGCAGCTAAgcaaattaattgaatgtttatttaGAAACGTATAAACTAAACAGACTAATCGCTTGCATCTCAAGCTGAGTTTAAATTGATTCACCATCATGCAATACTAAACGGTCAATCCCTCAATCCCGTAGACTGCCAGACCCATGTCAATCGATTTAATTAACGAAAAGTGGGCCGAAAGATCGTGACctactccaccaccacgagtCCGTGGGATGGCAAAATCAACGCGAATCGATCTATCTCCAGTGAAACCGAGGATACAAGCAGTCGCACATATCGTCATCTAGTCTGGCCGGAAACGGAATGCAACGGGACTGCTGGCTAGTCTGGCCAAAAACGGAGCCGCTCAAAGTGCGAAACATCCAGCACATGGCATGGTGATCGCTTCAAgtgtcacgcacgcacaagcgGAAGGAGGACCCAGACCGGAGGGGTACCGGCTTGCCGGTTGACTGGTGTCGATTGTTTACAAACGACCGACAACTGGCAGCAGATCGACCGGAGGCCAACAAACTCTGACGATGGCTGCCGCACGCCGGCGAATGCGTCATATGTTCAAAGGAGGTGGGCTTGATGCCCGTTTAGCGGCAGTTAATTAATAATTCAGTCGCGTATACTTTCCATCCAATCGGCACGAGAAAAGGGGTTGTCTCGGAAGTGGTTGTGTGATTTGTACGAAAACCAGCTAGCAGGCACGTCACGCTCCTGTAGACCGAGTTCGAATGGGTGCTGGAGGGTTGGTTGAGTTAGGAAGTTACCCCGGTGACTGTCAAACATTCTATGCCGCTGAATAAGGCACAGAATGGTTTCTTTAGTGAGGGTGATTGTCTTAGAAGCTTACGGTACGACCTCTAGCATGGCAACGGGCAGAGGTTTGCAACAACCAAATGCATGAAGTGTCTAAGAATAAATCATAGCAACTTCCTTATAGGTATCAGTTGAGAACGTTTCTGTTTTATGAATGACATTCATGATGCTCTAGATCATATATTTCATTTAATGTCAAAAAGTTGATTGTCCTAAGCTTATAAACACAAACTACAATGACAATGGACAACACATAATTATTAAGTCCCAAATATGGCATCTAAATATGGGCACCCGTAATTAGAATTGTCTACTAAATTATCCTCACTGGCGGATAACAATTAACGTAACAatggtaaaataaaaaaaaagtgcagaAGCTTCAGAGAAACAAACTCCTTACTCGATATTATTGGTTTAGTCTTTAAAACGATCTCGATTTAAACGATAAATGATCTCGACACATTTAACTTTAAGCCCTAGGATGGATACCAACATAAAATACAAGCGTACCTATGCTCCACGAAACACTAACCGGTTCCCCAAAATCAAGTTCAACAACTGTCCTCCGTGCATTCGATCAAGCGTCCAACGAACGCATCGTGCGATCATGAACTTGAACCAAACCGTCTATCGTGTGTCACAGCGCTGTATACGTGGGGGACTATAGTCACGCATCGTAGACGGACTTAATCGTGCCCAACTAGGTGGAACCATACCTTCACTTCCAGACTTGATCTTCAGTCACCTCGCCGCGACAAAAAGGGCTTCGCTTGGCAAGTGTCCCATTGGTGCCTCTACGCGTTCCACCTTAAAAGGTGTGGCTCGTGGGAACGACAGATAATCTCTTACAGTTCTCCAGACACCTGGAACCATGGAACTAGTAAACACGTAATCCAAAGAGCTAATGCATGAACCGTTCGCTGTCGTCATTACTATGGTTTTGCGATGAAGGACAGCCAGTAAAGCGAACCTCACCATCTTTCATGACATCACCGATCATCGTCCATATTTGGTCAATCTGGGTTTCGGAGGTGGATGAAAAATTGCCTTGTTTTCGACTGGACGACGACCGGCCACGGTCTACAGCATCCAGTTCCCAGGTCAACAGCTCAGCTTCGCAAGggaatattttaaacaaaggAACGGAAAAccagatttcatttcatttgtgaACCATTCGGTAGTTGGCGTGGGTTTGTGAACTAAATGAATTCGATTGATTGGGAATTCCAGCATAGGCTCTACGGTTAGCTCCAATAAGACTTCCAGCGAAGGCGATATGCTACTcacgaaattgaaattcgaaCCAAGTAGGTTTGCTAAGATACGTACCAAAAGGTTGCTACGATGCTTCGCATCAACGGAGCATTTCATCGGagacaaacaaatggaagAACGATCTACATTCCACATCTACCGCCACAACGAATAAACAGACGATCTCCTCTCCATCTCGCTTATGCATGGATAATAATAATCAAAACGCGCCCCTCTCAGTCTCTCTGTTTCTATCTCCGCGAAAGGGGGACAGCcattcgttttcatttagACTGAACGCGACAACCAACGggccaaccagcaaaccacACGATCACTCGACGACCATCCCAtgaaatcatcatccagctTCTTGGCAATTTGTTTATGCGAAATCTTACACCGGCGACCAGGGCTTGGAGGAGTCCAGCCAGAGCGGAGAGCTTACCTTCAATTAGCGTCCGGCTGAGCTCAAGTGGCGCGAGCTCTGCTGTCGATGCAGAAGCAATCCAACCTACACAGAAGCACAACAGGGTGCTACAACGCTACATGGCAGGTTCTACCAACTACCATGACCCCGTCAGTTCCATTTCcagcaccgaagcaccgaaatAGGAACGCACCCAAAAGGAGATATCCGTTGTAGCCTTGTACAGTCTAGTGTTTCGACGAGAAGTGAAATGGCCATTTATCGCAGAGCATTCCTCGCGTATCAGCTGTTGGACTCCGTTGCTAGACTGGAACCGAGAAAGCCGCCATCGAGGAGACGCTTGCAAGGTGGTTTTGTTGACAAAAAGGGATAGTAAATCAATATCAAAGTGGTTCGCTCGCGTGTTTGTCCTGCTTTAGTAGCATCGAGGACTATGCCGAGCGAACGATACGATATGCCACCCGACAATGAATCAGCTGATggttttgaaaagttgttggAAAGAGAGAAGTCCAGAGAGCGATTGGCTTCAaacttcttccttttcgcgtTCCCTTCGTTCCAATGGTTCTAACATGAGCCAACAGGAACTGGTATGCCAGTAAGTACCGCCTGGATCAACACCTATCCGGCGACATCGGGTCTGGCCTCGATTGCTATTCGTACGACGCCATCGGAAACATTGGTTGACCGCAGGCATACACGCGATTGCTATCGGTAAAAACCcattaattgaataaaaaaaaattcgcAACACCGCGTAGCGGCTACGTTTGATGCCGGTACCGAGTGTAATCGAGTGGAACATGGAATGTTCTCCATCGGATCTAGCGAGAGATCGTTCCATATCGTTAATGACGCTGAGCTGATCATTTCGATCGAGGGTCTCTGGTCTGTTGGGCACGTGAGCAAAGAACCACGTTTCCAATTTCCTCCAGTATAGAACCGTCACAGAGCTCGTGTCCGGtgggattttgttttgtaaaaaacTGCTGAAAACCAGAACCAGGGGTGTACCTCGTTTGAAGGGTGACGTAAAGCCGCtttcttcccaaaaactgctgctcggtggaatCGGTGGttcaacctgctgctggtgcttctgctgctggtgctactgctccGTTCCAGTCCGATGGTCCGTGTTATTGTTGATGTAGCGGGCGCACATGCGAATGTGTAATGCCCATTACATCACTAGGGTAGTGGGTTTAGGCACGCATTAAGAGGGTGCCTTCTGGTCTCAGTAACCATCATACCTCGCCCGTCGTGTCTTTTATTTATATGCAGCGGAGCGCATATTGTGCTGCGGTGTTGAACCAACGAACACTCGCTGTGGTGCAAATCGTCATGGAGATATCATTTCTGGTCGTGGCGCCGCTTATCGTCCTTTAACCACTGGAGGGTAATCCGTAATTGGGGTCCTGGTTTGGTGACAAACgatcgctctctccctctctcgccatctctatctctctcaacTCTTGCGTCTCCTGATGCAACCAGCCTGCTGCGCTGGACGATAATCAAGGCTGCACGGGATCGATTTTTCAGGCGCCCAATATTGTGTGCAAGGGACGGCTGTGTTGAGGTATTTCTGCAAACTGGcatggtcgtcgtccttgCTTCCAAATTACCTAATGACCAGAAATAGGAATCCGGGGGTCGTTGCTCGTCGGTGCCATACTACACAGCCATCATCAACAAGATGTACGAAAAGGTGGGAtgtcctcgcgggcgccttaaaAGGTGCTGCTCTCGTCGTCGAGGACATCAcaccccaccaccgccaccgctcgtTTTGCTCGCTTGTTCGCTCACTTTGCGATTCAACGGGAATAAGGAAAAGGACAAGAGAAAAGTACGGAACACTCACATCACCAGGCGCGAAACGATTGCACTTATCATGTTGAGGTCGTTTCCGGCGGCTCCTTCACGACTCCGTCCACCagaaaaccgcaaaccgcacGAGCATCGGCCACCCAGATCCTCCCGGAGAACACGCGGTACACAATTTCCCGATGGAATGCACAAAACGGACAGGACacagcaccgaaccgaaggtaTTTTACACGCGCACCCGCGATTTTCCACCGAGACGGAACGACCGCAATTTCCAGCGACTgcaaacggcaacggcaaaatTTGTTTGAGCGCGCATGAACCAAACAAAGCAGGCTGGACGAGTGAGTGCGAAAGAGAAGGCATGCGAGTGTGAGAGAGACGGCGCATTAAAATGACAGCTGTGACAGAGGGAAGTGCTGCCAATCTCGCCAAAAGTAAAGCACCCCATTAAcaaaaaggtatgcaaccgggtctatTAAGCGTTAATAGACtcggttgcatacattttgttaATGGGGTAGTAAACGAAATTCTTGCGAATGGGGTAGTAAACGAAAAGACTCGTGGTtttggaaggagaaggataagATTTAAATTTCCGTGCTGTGCTGGTTACTAAAAGCTGTAAGAATGTCCTTGCCAAGTTACGCAAAGTCTGAAGCCATACGCGATGAGATACACCACAATGATACTCTGCCCGAAGAGGTAAGTAAGGATCGCCGTTGATCGTTCGGACTAACAAATCGTTTCCGCGTTCGTTACAGATACTTTGCATGATTTTCGATCTCCTTGATCTGCACAGCGTGAAAAACGCATCCCGCACTTGCCaaagatggaacaacatcatcttctGCAGCGGATATGTGAACAGATTTTCCTTCTCAATGCGAGATTTGTTAGTACCACCTGGACAAGAAAGTTTTTGGAATTTACAGTGTGCACAAGAACAGAACCCACAGATGCATCATCTTGCAATGGAGCAATTTAGAGGCATGGTGGTACGATCAAAGCGTTGCTATCGGAATCTAAAGTGCACAATAGACGATGTTGCTCGATTTTCTTCACTATGGGAAACACTGAATTCCAAATTCAAGAATGATCTACAATCGCTAGTGATTAATGTTACTAATGACGCGGTACATGTTCTACCTTTGATAACAGCTGCTATTCCGCTGATGACTCAGCTCCGTTCGCTAACACTAAAGGAATGTGGAATGAATCATTATTTATATTATGTGTATGAAGTACCAACCTTTCGTAGCAATTCTGTGAAGCATTTTGAAATTCAACCTGACATTAAGATAAATATAGAGATGCCGGAATTGGAATCGTTCCACGGCGTATTGCCTATAAATTTTTTGTCATTCAGGCCATCCAACATGAAGCAGCTTACCGTTAAAATCATAGAAAAGGATTATTTAGACCAAGAAGCGGATCCTATAGACTCTTTAAACATTCGCGGTATGATTCTTCTAGAAACATTGAAATGGGAGATTGAGGTTGAAGATGAATCGTTCCTCGCAATATGTGAGACGTGCACCAAGTTGAAGGATTTGTGCTTCACGAAACGAATGATCATTTCTAATTCTGATGTCTTCAGTAATCTTAACAAGCTCGTCAATCTTCGCAGACTTAAATTTCAAAACTACTACGAAAGTTTGCCTTTCTACATTGACCTATCAAAACTAACGGAACTAGAAGAGATAGATCTGGGAATGATGGCAAAAGAGGGTGTAAAACTTCCCAAGTCAATCAAAATGTTTGCGGTGGAAATCTGTCTAGAAAATCAGCAAAGCATGATCGAGTCTTTGTTTGACCCCGAGCTGATAGAATTAAAAACACTCCAGCTATCCTTCCACCACAGTATTGTGAATAAAAGAGAGTTTTTCGAGAGGTTACCCCTTTTAAAAAATCTAGAGGAACTTACATTCGCTGGAGGATATTATACAGAATCAGAATTTCTTTGCCTCAACGCTCCAATGGATCGCCTGCGTAAGCTTAAGTTCGAGATGTACCTTCTAAATGTACAGCGTTTTCTTGGGATCGAAGAAAAATTTCCCAACTTGATAAATCTGGAATTTTTTAATAACGGCCTCAACGAAGTCGTTTCCTTAATTGGATGATTATCTTCTAGTAATGTTgagaattgaaattgaaattaagaAACTTTTTATAACCATAATCATAAAGCATGCTGATTAGCCATAAAGCGGTGTTTTATGTGACTCTCTCTTACTAAAACCTACTTGGGCTTTTTTTAATAGCATACGCTTAAAGAACTCAATGTTATTCATGGAATATCTCTATGAAAGGAAACGTGATGTTCGTTTAATGTAAGGAGAGAAAATACGAGCTTCGAACAGAAGACCACAAAGTGGAACTGGAATCTATGTGAATAAACGACAGGAAATAATCAAGTATAGATGGATAAGTTTATCGTTACTTATGATCGATATAATTCAATTATGTGTGGAATATCTGTATGACtgattagaaaaaaaaacccgcaaaTTATATGCCTCACAGGTTTCAAATATCATTACAACGGCCAAGTGAAGGGCCCGCGATACTGCTAGTGCTTAAGGTATAGTTCCCCGGATCCCGCAAACCTTTTCCACGATCATTCCTTTCAATGGTCCATCCGTTGGGGAAGTACGAAGATCTAAGCTACTGTGTAGACTGTTGCTTGTTGGTGAACATTCGACCAGCCACAAGGCTTACCTACTCATGGATGTGGAACACGTAATTGGTTTGGAGTGTAAAGTGGATACATTTGACTTATTTATTCAACACGTTTACTAGGGAAAGTAAAATTAGTGGTTCGTTCTGCGATACGGCGTTCTtgagggttttgtttgttcgggAATATCTACTGTACTCCCGCATTACTTCTTACGACCACCACGTTCCTTCAGTTGCAGTGCGACCGTTACACCGTTCATAAGGTTGTAGTAAGCGATCGTATTGTTGTCTTTGAAGAACATGCCCTGTGCGTGTGGAAAGGGAGGAGACAAACACGAAAGAAATGCATTATTCGAGGTCACCACGATTTCGCGAGCAATGCTACTTACGTCATAGAAAATCTTCTGCTTCGCCGGGGGCATGCCCGTTTCCGTCTGTATCTTCGCCTTAACCGAGCTAACCGTGTCGGTCAAATTCACGACCAGCGACAGCGTCTGGCCGTTCAGCTTCCAATCGTTCTTCTCCGTCATGCTGGGGCACTGCACTAGTACCGTGATCGGTCCGCTGGCACCGTGACGCTGCAGGAAAGCACTCTCCTCGATCAGATTGTCCTCGGTACGGGACTTTTTGCTCGGGGGTTCATCGGCTGCCAGCaactgctcgtgctgctgctgttgttgttgctgttgctgtgtatCGGGTATGAGCGGGGTCGGAGCAACACCCTGCTGCAACTGTGGGGCACCGTGCGGTGCCATCGATGGTACATACGACCCAACACCAAACGGTGGCGGCCccatggccatcatcatcatcggtggtaccggtggtggtaccgcgtgttgctgctgctgttgttgttgctgctgctgtagtacCACCTTCTGAGCTTGCTGCATCTGAGCAAGCTGTGCCTGCTGCGCCGATTGCTgcgattgatgatggtgatgatgctgctgttgctgctgctgctgatgatggtgctgttgttgctgatggtgatggtgttgctgttgttgttgctgctgtt
This sequence is a window from Anopheles darlingi chromosome 3, idAnoDarlMG_H_01, whole genome shotgun sequence. Protein-coding genes within it:
- the LOC125956292 gene encoding uncharacterized protein LOC125956292, giving the protein MSLPSYAKSEAIRDEIHHNDTLPEEILCMIFDLLDLHSVKNASRTCQRWNNIIFCSGYVNRFSFSMRDLLVPPGQESFWNLQCAQEQNPQMHHLAMEQFRGMVVRSKRCYRNLKCTIDDVARFSSLWETLNSKFKNDLQSLVINVTNDAVHVLPLITAAIPLMTQLRSLTLKECGMNHYLYYVYEVPTFRSNSVKHFEIQPDIKINIEMPELESFHGVLPINFLSFRPSNMKQLTVKIIEKDYLDQEADPIDSLNIRGMILLETLKWEIEVEDESFLAICETCTKLKDLCFTKRMIISNSDVFSNLNKLVNLRRLKFQNYYESLPFYIDLSKLTELEEIDLGMMAKEGVKLPKSIKMFAVEICLENQQSMIESLFDPELIELKTLQLSFHHSIVNKREFFERLPLLKNLEELTFAGGYYTESEFLCLNAPMDRLRKLKFEMYLLNVQRFLGIEEKFPNLINLEFFNNGLNEVVSLIG